A genomic region of Trifolium pratense cultivar HEN17-A07 linkage group LG3, ARS_RC_1.1, whole genome shotgun sequence contains the following coding sequences:
- the LOC123918031 gene encoding ubiquitin-like modifier-activating enzyme 5, which yields MEIELNNLIADLQSLNQSLPDPSLRDAFHKIQSRVEHIADLVRAEPVRRTKVKDMSAEVVDSNPYSRLMALQRMGIVENYERIRNFSIAIVGIGGVGSVAAEMLTRCGIGRLLLYDYDKVELANMNRLFFRPDQVGMTKTDAAVQTLSDINPDVVLESYTLNITTVDGFETFMSSLKNKSFCPDKQGSGIDLVLSCVDNYEARMAVNQACNELSQTWLESGVSEDAVSGHIQLLIPGETACFACAPPLVVASGIDERTLKREGVCAASLPTTMGVVAGLLVQNTLKFLLGFGQVSPYLGYNSLKDFFPTMQMKPNPQCSNAACLKRQGEYILAKPERDAAAKAKKEAEGPSVEEGPLHDDNEWNISVVDDCEPDGTNTKSSDALPEGLTHELPTADEFQNLVTPEAPTNDNDDLDELRRQLEAINSA from the exons ATGGAGATCGAGCTCAATAACTTGATCGCCGATCTTCAATCTCTCAATCAATCCCTTCCAGATCCATCTCTTCGTGATGCATTCCATAAG ATTCAATCACGCGTTGAGCATATTGCTGATCTTGTTAGGGCTGAACCTGTTCGCCGGACGAAAGTTAAG GATATGAGTGCTGAGGTTGTTGACAGCAATCCGTACAGTCGGCTTATGGCGCTTCAGAGAATGGGAATTGTGGAGAATTATGAGCGGATACGGAATTTCTCCATTGCCATAGTT GGAATAGGTGGTGTAGGAAGTGTAGCTGCTGAGATGCTGACAAGATGTGGTATTGGGCGGCTTTTGTTGTATGATTATGACAAAGTGGAACTTGCAAACATGAATAGGCTCTTCTTTCGTCCTGATCAA GTTGGTATGACAAAGACAGATGCAGCTGTACAAACACTTTCAGATATAAACCCTGATGTTGTGCTTGAG agCTATACACTGAATATCACAACAGTTGATGGTTTTGAAACCTTTATGTCATCTTTGAAAAATAAGTCATTTTGTCCTGATAAACAAGGTAGCGGTATAGATCTTGTCTTAAGCTGTGTAGATAATTATGAAGCAAGAATGGCTGTTAACCAG GCTTGTAATGAACTGAGCCAGACATGGTTGGAGTCGG GTGTTTCCGAGGATGCCGTTTCTGGTCATATTCAGCTACTTATTCCTGGCGAAACTGCCTGTTTTGCATGCGCTCCTCCTCTT GTTGTAGCATCGGGGATTGATGAGCGTACACTCAAGCGTGAAGGGGTTTGTGCTGCATCTTTACCAACCACCATG GGGGTTGTTGCTGGGCTTCTTGTCCAGAACACACTAAAATTCTTGTTAGGTTTTGGTCAAGTCTCTCCTTATTTG GGATATAACTCTCTTAAGGATTTTTTCCCAACTATGCAAATGAAGCCAAACCCTCAATGTTCAAATGCAGCTTGTTTAAAAAGACAG GGAGAGTACATTCTTGCAAAGCCAGAAAGAGATGCTGCAGCAAAAGCAAAAAAGGAGGCTGAAGGACCATCAGTTGAAGAAGGTCCACTGCACGATGATAACGAATGGAATATAAG TGTCGTTGATGACTGTGAGCCTGATGGTACCAATACCAAAAGTTCAG ATGCCCTTCCTGAAGGTCTCACTCATGAACTTCCTACTGCGGATGAATTTCAGAACCTAGTTACTCCCGAAGCTCCAACCAATGACAATGATGACCTTGATG